GTTGGGTTATATATCCATTAAAAGTATAATTTCAGTTATAAAGTCAGTGTCTAAAATGAATTGACTTGTAACTTGTCGTGCCCAGGCCTTTGATGATAGTTACCCAGAAGATAACCACACTGGCTTTCCAGCTCCATGATGgtaaggaacacacacacacacacacacacacacacacacacacacacacacacacacacacacacacacacacacacacacacacacacacacacacacacacacacacacacacacacacacacacacccacacccacacccacacgcgcacacacacacaccaacacgttctcactcccatcatatattgacggacggtcagggcccctccccgtcgctatattacgtacagggtaccccttgcccgtcaggcttctacgggcagggcgtcccatagaccttcatagaccacgtgatcaacaacgatggccgaccttcgtgttattctcggtggaaaatgcctattttaaggttcatttggccattaaaatgcgttttgatgtcattttatgcgagtaatgagtttttatttctgattgtttgtgcagtacatgtacatgatgtttagtttgctagttatgacgaagattacttcatgaatgtgtacacatggttgctaacgtttttttggtgtcaccctctgtacttggacttattgggagaatctaaaggcaagaacatcccaaatattcatttaggtctttattgtagacctttagtgttgccgtctgtgaggaaaatacatggggctcagagcctcgtatttttaaaatctttttttccttctaatttgttattcttttcaaaataacacactgttatttactcaccaataacacacaattatccttgcttttatttattggtttaattccataatctcgggcttttttggcgttcgtcaggaactgaatttcaaaataaaaataaccggaaacagacgtaggcatttcgagcgattacccaagatcctcagctacgctgattggatgttttagccgcaaagcatgctgggatttggtgtttatattatatgaaatctggaaaacatttttaaaagaataaaataatacttaattccaagtgctcttgcttttctctttaaaagtcatcacataacggcattgtaatacacggttcggctgcattacatattacagatctgccgtagttctttattgatagagccctgatgagaagacctttggaaaaactgaagaaatgccgctgaaactgaatacttgacgtggatcataaatatatcaacaattaaaaaaaaacatcttcaatttctcttcacacaatacgtctccttgcagtatcaacactaattcggctgacttttacatttgatataattcatagataggttatattcaacctgatctcaccagaatgcgtgactccaccacgactccttaacactgcattgcgtggtggactcacgaactttgttacatttacgtgtctgcaccacgcaaacaaccccaatgtaaagtgaatgaggctcttttgtcgtggtgcacacacgcatttctacaacgtcctgcagtgagcttttattatataaaacgtttttaaaatctactttatagcttgtagtaactcgcgggaggcttcttttatttttatttttattcattataattttaatttttcatcagaatgtattatggtgcattagttacgattttttgttctcaaaaaacagtgcattgtgtgcaatacaactgtgatttgtattacattagttagtttttaaggaaggccagagcttcagctgtgtcaaatagattgttccctttagttaacgttttttaaaagaacattatattgctatttgatcatgtcccctttattgtattacggagagcaatgtgagcatccattcccattggataacggaggattttacacccggaagtaagtattccccttactgtcgattgattttacagtgctatctgcactactcatcaactcaaaaacaccagattatccttgttgattacacaacattgattggtttaagttgtgtacaatgcttttgtaattttccccttcgattcggagaaacaaatatgtgttcagtttaggatggccaaagacactacactacccagaatcctcagctatcgtttgggactacaccatgtgctttgcttgacaaaccccgtggtttgtcctcaagctctgtgattggatgttggagtggcagtgcgcgaagtttacgccgagcgacaaacagcattttgaaatggaatgaaacccatcgacgccacactattcaaaacaggaatcgaacgtctcctaccccccccccccccccttcggtcacaggctcctcctccaaacagtgcaacacaataaaacagatacacagaaaacatagtgcaagtcaatacaaaaagaaaaatagtaaaaagtgaaatagtgcaataagagtctatacaagtgattggaatatgatatattagacaaatcatttctaagtagcagccagattaatgctatggatgttatttcaaagttcaggtgttatggcctgtgggatgaaactgtccctgagtctggtggttttagtacggatgtaagataagataaaataagataagatggtactttattgatcccaatttgggaaattgtttttgttgcagcagcgtaaaagacaaggcattttacaataaaacaaaactacaaacaaacaagaatagaaaaaaaagaaaatagaaaatataggctacgtgttgaaatagaaaacatacatgtagatattatatatgcaaatatacatattcaaaaatatatgacaatggaatatggaatatcaaatattgaacagattatatatgtgtaaaatgtacagcgaggttgtattagagaaactatggagcagagagttctcttccagccagaggtgatttattgtacagagttattgcagtgggcaggaatgtgttcctgtatcggtccttgtgacagtggagctgcagtagtctgttggagaaggagctccgttatctgtccagctgcaggtggagaggatgggtggggttatccattatggacaacagcctgttcagtgtcctcctctccaccacagcttcaaaggggtccagcttgatgccgatgacagacccagctttcctgatcagtttattgatcctgctggtgtcaccggctctgatgctgcccccccagcagaccgcagcaaagaagagtgcactggccacaacagactagaagatctccagcatcttgctgcacacgtggaaggatctcagcttcctcagaaaatagagtctgctcatccccttcttgtacacagcgtcagtgttgatcctccagttcagcccataagtgcactcccgGGTActatagtcctccacaacagccacatcctctcctagaatgcggctgttgtgccagatggcagcagacagaacagtttgtggctgggggtcttttataatcctgagggctttctttaaggttaaccaggtatttttactccactacatttattttagttactttacagattctgattaatgatgtgaaatataaacaacccttaaagcagactttagttacacctgagtaaaattcagggaaggtgattgtcaagtgccaacaatcaggagagatatttgattggaggactggcttataaagccagttgagtagcacttgaaatgttttggctctatgaaacctgatgtacttatatgattctgttttcttcaaggttgtattttgttggtcgaaagcacttattgtaagtcgctttggataaaagcgtcagctaaatgcaatgtaatgtaatgtaatgattgttggtgcttgagaagactaaatatttatctgcagatccctataaagtatacattactcgttattctctacaaatagttaattaaaaactgtatataattgctattttggacatcccttttcaagatttcaatattactctaaacgtgtaataatgtgctttaaccagtaggaggtatgggttaaaaacataggttaaaaagctgtcaagtttacagtgttaacaaaataaaatatactgctgtttctggtttagtttacgacggatatattctgttattgttttgatatttgtaacacaaaagcgatggaaaaaccccacagcaacacagaaaagatggtcttaacatgagtagttaatataaaacaataatatcaaaacaaattattactactaactttattgtgaaattaaaacagaacggtaaaagaatagtttccggtctattttaaataaagaactacgacagatgtgtaatatttacaatgatgactttcaaagagtaaagcaagcactgctgaataaagtatgatttatcttttacgaaacgttttttttcatatggaatgcagttggaggtcaaccaatcacagatcttgaggcaacgcggaacaatagctgaggattctgggtagtgtagtgtcttcggccatcctaaactgaacaaatatttgtttctccgaatcgaaggggaaaattacaaaagcattgcacacaacttaaaccaatcaatgttgtgtaatcaacaaggataatctggtgtttttgagttgatgagtaatgcagatatcactgtaaaatcaatcgacagtaaggagagtacttacttccggggtaaaatcctccgttatccaatgggaatggacgctcacattgctatccgtaatacaataaagaggacaggatcaaataggaatataatgttcttttaaaaaacgttaactaaagggaacaatctatttgacacagctgaagctctggccttccttaaaaactaacttatttaataaaaatcacagttgtattacacacaatgcactgttttttgagaacaaaaattcgtaaataatgcaccataatacattctgacgaaaaataaaatgattatgaatacaaataaaataaaagaagcctcccgcgagttactacaagctataaagtagattttaaaaacgttttatagaataaaagctcactgcaggacattgtagaaatgcgtgtgtgcaccacgacaaaagagcctcattcactttacattggggttgtttgcgtggtgcagacacgtaattgtaacaaagtttgtgagtccaccacgcaatgcagtgttaaggagtcgtggtggagtcacgcattctggtgagatcaggttggttatatttacaccataacggtgcacagctgatataaaaggacttgtagtttttaaagatattactgatttgaatttgattgaattttgaatgtaagaatgtaaatactgagtctgaaatagtatagcaatatgctgtaaaattatgtgaaagcatgaataaaactacacatcttcagatgttgtacatagtgtcctacactaataatacaaagttattatggctgtgtgtaccttgtgtgcaccgcctagtggttaaagcacgttattgaattattgtgttatatttgattaaaaaaatattaagagtacatatactttcatagggggaaagtagaaggtctgtgatagaaatatagaatataaaaaatcaagaagatactataagtgatctctacaataaaacagtttagtgcaggatgtacaaagatattaataggaggaggtgcaaaacagaaaaacgaattaacctttatttaaacattaaataacagattaaggtcttcttttaaataaggaaaaactttgggggtatctatctacagataaatattaagcctgacaaagtacttaacgtctaatatattgctttcctgcaatgttaactatgttgaagcacttattttaactaatattatacatatggattatactcttatgtatgtagatagaataagaaatgtgcagaatatgacagtttaatggtggaggtacacacatattgatagatgtcttgtaatgcactgttgaggaacctgtgacccaagtttttcattcattgcataactacaccgtagttgtgtatatgatatgtcaataaacctttaaaatcttgaaatcttgaaagggatgtgcaaaatagccataatatatagtctttaattaactattagtagagaataacgagtaattaatatactttattactcgtttccattaatgtcaattgcagatacatgtttagtcttctcaagcacaactatcaaatatctctcctgattgttggcacttgacaatcaccttccctgaattttactcaggtgtaactaaagtctgatttaagggttgtttatatttcacatcattaatcagaatctgcaaagtaactcaaataagtgtagtggagtaaaaataccaggttaacctctgaattgtagtggagtagaattacaaagtatcaatgagctgtcatgtgggtatattaatgctatatattgatgctgcgcattatggacagcgattttcacccatttattaattatatgttttacatttgataacaccaatgtgtttaatactggcaacttctaattgtgggaaaaacgaaaacgttcagtagagacgtcccatagaacattttgcgaaacacaatagtgtagtgtgtagttctgggggggcgttcgattccagttttggatagtctggcgtggtttcgttccatttcaaacagctgtttgacgctctgcgtaaccttggcgcactgccactccaacatccaatcccagaccttgaagagtaatcatggggactgtagtcctaaacgatagctggggattatgggtagtgtagtgtcttcggccatcctaaactcaaaaatgttgacaatcgcaatgatgctcgaaatgtcccttataggcctacgtctgtttccggttatttttatttttaaattcagttcctgacgaacgacgattatggaattaaaccaataaataaaagcaaggataattgtgtcttattggtgagtaaataacagtgtgttattttgaaaagaataacaaattagaaggaaaaaaagattttaaaaatacgaggctctgagccccatgtattttcctcacagacggcaacactaaaggtctaaaataaagacctaaatgaatatttgggatgttcttgcctttagattctcccaataagtccaagggtgactttgctgtgaaaaaacacatttccaccaaaaaaacgttagcattcatgaagtaatcttcgtcataactagcaaactaaacatcatgtacatgtactgcacaaataatcagaaataaaaactcattactcgcataaaatgacatcaaaacgcattttaatggccaaatgaaccttaaaataggcattttccaccgagaataacacgaaggtcggccattgttgttgatcacgtggtctgggagctgttgcagcgtccatagcaaccaccttagcaaccatgaatgtgtacacattcatgaagtaatcttcgtcataactagcaaactaaacatcatgtacatgtactgcacaaataatcagaaataaaaactcattactcgcataaaatgacatcaaaacgcattttaatggccaaatgaaccttaaaataggcattatgaaggtctatgggacgccctgcccgtagaagcctgacggtcaaggggtccgctgtccgcaatgaaggtctatgggacgccctgcccgtagaagcctgacgggcaaggggtaccctgtacgtaatatagcgacggggaggggccctgaccgtccgtcaatatatgacgggatgggagtgagaacgtgttgcacacacacacacacacacacacacacacacacacacacacacacacacacacacacacacacacacacacacacacacacacacgcgcgcgcacacacacgcacacgcacgcgcgcgcgcacacacacacacagttccagCCAACGAAGCAGCTACATTACATTCAGCCATCACTGTTTTTGGTAAAGAGTGGTAAAATTGAAGTTTCCTAACAGGGTACTGATGACATTGTTTCTTATCTTTTAGGTATGTGTAAGAAATCTGAACAACTGAGCCCGGGGCAGAAGACTCTGGCAATAAAGTACGTTTTACTGTGGTGAAAACTGaaaacttttattttaaatggcaATAAGTCAGAGCCCTTTGCAGGATTTATATTTATTGGGACACAATGTCCCTGTCAAAGTATATATGCACTGATTTATCACCTTAGTTTAAAGAATaaataaactttttttttcatttagcCACAAAGGACAATGACAAGGAGAAGCAATCGTGGTGAATAGTGTGTTCATGTCAAAAGCATGCTGGGAACTTGAGTCACAAGAGTTATCTTTTTGTCATGTTTATGCATGTGAATCGACTACAAAACAGTCATCATTGTACCATGCAtgccattttaaaatgtatttaatgtatttacttCATTTAATGTACAGTATTCACAAATTATCATTACATAGTGTGGCTCCTGTGTATAAACGCTTATGTTTTATTGTATCAGAATACGATTGTACTTATTAATTCTGATTGTGCCATCAAATGATCGTTCAGCTTTGATGTATTCATAACCAGCAAACTAGACTGAAGCTCAgtttatcaaaacctgtttttAGGAATCAATTAACTTATTGAAATTGACTCTTTTATGATTCCTGTGTGTATTAAGTATTTTAAAACTTGTTACAATTCATAACCAGTTCTCCATAGTTCCTAACAAAGCTGCAGCACTGTTGTAATCGGGGAACAAAGCGACCAAATCAACGACTAATCAAAGGGATTCTTGGTTTGGGTTTAATTCATTTCTTCTAACAATCTTTCTACAGTGTGAGGCCTTCCCTCATCCAGTACCTGAGTTACAATCTGAACTTCCTGAGTATCTTGGTGGGACCATGCAGTAACTATAAGGAGTACATAGACTTCATAGAGGGCagacacatcagcaggaggctCAGGCAGCACTCGGGGACATGTAACGGGCACAACGGCTACGATAAGACACCGGAGCCTTCGCCTAACGTGAGTTCATGAACGCACATCGCTGTTTGGCAGAGAGACTAAAGTCAAATCTGCCTGTCCATTATAGACCGCAGTcttctcctgttgtattttcTGTATTCACTTGAGACTTTTCTAGCCGTATCAGGAGTTTGATTCTTCCGTTTCTGAACATAGTCCAATTGCTGTTATTGTTTCAGTATTGTTCTAAATATGACTCATTTCCTCTCATCTCCATCTCCATCCCAGTCATCATGTCCATTTGGAATCTGTGATCTCCTCTCTGCTCAGCACTTATCTGTTTTATGCGCAGAATGCTGTCTGTAGAAAGCTGCTGGTGTGCAGCGGATGTATGCTGTTCTTCCTCACTGTGACTCGAGCCTTGCCAATAACGTACAACGTGGACCCTCAGTTTGTGAACAATGCCCCCTTCCTCACAAGGCTCACCTACGCCTTCTTCTCCATACAAGCAGCAAGGCCCAAGTTCTACTTCGCATGGACACTATGTGAGTTTAATGGGACCATGAGCGTTGTTGTGACTGCCAAGGAAGTCATGTGACTTACATTTTTCTCTGTTCTGTCAGCTGATGCTGTCCACAACGCAGCAGGATATGGTTTCTTGGGGATGGATGCAAATGGGAAGCCGTCTTGGGACCTTATTTGCAACATCAACATCTTGAGGATTGAGGTACCTTCAATGTTTCACATGATTTCAAATAACAAACCTACATTAGTCTCCCACACTGTGTCAAGCATGTGGATGTTGGTCTAATTCTAGCAATTATGTGGTTATTTTTCTTTTAGACCGCAACCAGCTTCAAGACATTCATCGACAACTGGAATATTCAAACAGGAATTTGGCTCAAAACGTAAGTCCTGCAAATGTGAACTTCAATACTCATGCCTGCAGTCAGAAAACATTTACTCAGCTTAGATTTCACAGACATTTTTGAATGTGTGATTCCTCCCATCTCCTCAGGGTGTGTTATGACCGAGCCCCCAGGCACAGGTTGGCGTTGACCTTCATCCTGTCGGCCCTGTGGCACGGTGTTTATCCTGGGTATTATTTCACCTTCATCACTGCCATCCCCATCACCATGGCAGCTAGAGCTGTAAGTTCTCTATCTCCTCTGGAAAAAATGAAATcataaataaaaagtaaataaatcctCGAACACACAACTGCAAGGAACGTttctatattattattatttactctTCTTGATAGTATTAGAGCAGTTCTCGAAATGTGTATCTGTCAGAAATTGGTTTATACACCTGTATTTAACTGTAAAAAAGggcttgaattgtactttcctGCATGTGCGGATTATTAGGATTGATGGACCAGCTTCATCtgaggttaaaaaaaaaaagtataccaGGCTGACATGttgatccatccatccatccatccatcttctcccgcttatccgtggtcgggtcgcgggggtagcagttccagcagagagccccacactttcttttccctgcgacatcaaccagctctgactgggggatcccaaggcgctcccaggccagcgaagagatataatccctccacctggtcctaggtctaccccttggtctcttcccagctggacgtgcctggaacacctccctagggaggcgcccaggtggcatccttactaggtgcccgaaccacctcaactggctcctttcgacgcgaaggaggagcggctcaactccgagtccctccctgatgaccgaacttctcaccttatctctaagggagacaccagccaccctgcggagaaaacccatctcgaccgcttgtatccgcgatctcgttctttcggtcatgacccatccttcatgaccataggtgagggtaggaacgaaaatggcccggtagacagagagctttgccttctggctcagctcccttttcataACAacagtgcggtaaagcgactgcagtaccgctcccgctgctccgattctccggcccatctcacgctccattgttccctcactcgagaacaagaccccgagatacttgaactccttcacttggggtaaggactcattccctacttggagtggacagtccatcggtttcctgctgagaaccatggcctcagatttggaggtggtgatcctcatcccagccgcttcacactcggttgcgaaccgatccagtgagtgctgaaggtcgcagaccgatgaagccattagaaccacatcatctgcaaaaagcagtggtgcaatccttagtccaccgaactgcagaccccccccccatgactacgcctcgaaatccgatccatgtatattacaaacaggattggtgacaaa
This genomic window from Pseudochaenichthys georgianus chromosome 16, fPseGeo1.2, whole genome shotgun sequence contains:
- the mboat1 gene encoding LOW QUALITY PROTEIN: lysophospholipid acyltransferase 1 (The sequence of the model RefSeq protein was modified relative to this genomic sequence to represent the inferred CDS: deleted 1 base in 1 codon); its protein translation is MGEDTRFKTTGSKWLLPVSELLGFPLDQVNFLACQLFALAAAFWFRLYLSPSHANPLVRHAVATLLGIVFLIFCFGWYSAHILTVVVGSYLIIINADMNNVHRYSMVTAMGYLTVCQVSRVFIYNYGVLSTDFSGPLMIVTQKITTLAFQLHDGMCKKSEQLSPGQKTLAINVRPSLIQYLSYNLNFLSILVGPCSNYKEYIDFIEGRHISRRLRQHSGTCNGHNGYDKTPEPSPNNAVCRKLLVCSGCMLFFLTVTRALPITYNVDPQFVNNAPFLTRLTYAFFSIQAARPKFYFAWTLSDAVHNAAGYGFLGMDANGKPSWDLICNINILRIETATSFKTFIDNWNIQTGIWLKTVCYDRAPRHRLALTFILSALWHGVYPGYYFTFITAIPITMAARAVRKSVRQHMLSSRGLKLGYDLFTWAATQLAICYTVMPFLLLAVESTLVYYRSMYFHVHIISILAVIALHQKHKPSELSATNKTCSSSSSSSSSPCPAQCQPIPSNNNNKVD